The uncultured Carboxylicivirga sp. genomic interval AAATTTGGTGGAAGCAGACTATGTTTTTGTGTTAAATCCATGGTGGAATCCAGCAGCTGAAGCTCAGGCTGTTAATCGAGCTCATCGTATTGGGCAAACAAAGAATGTATTTGTTTATAAATTTATATCAGCTGATAGTATTGAAGAGAAAATTATGCGTTTGCAAGAGAAGAAAATGGAGCTGGCAGATACTTTTATAACGACTAATAACCCACTAAAAGATATCAGTGATAGTGAACTCAAAGAATTATTTGCATAGTTTTTGTAGTTTAGAGCCCTAAATAAATAAAAGAACTAACCTTAATTGGTTCTGTTGAATTTGAAAAACTTAATTGTATGAAAATAATAAGTACTCTAATTTTATCTTTTACTTTAATCTGCGGATTACAAGCGCAGGATGATGATAGTAATATTCAGAAACAGGTTCGTAAAATGGGATCTTTTGATCGCGTTAAGGCCAGTAAAGGGGTTAATGTTACACTAATTGAAGGTGATAAAGAATCGGTTGAAGTAAATATTAGAAATGGAGAATTAGGCGATGTAATAACCGAATTAAAGAGCCGTCAGCTAGTGGTTAAAATGAAAACCAGAATATATAAAGATATGGCTGTTCAGGTGTACGTTACTTATAAAACAATTCGGGAGATTGAAACCGGTTCTGGAGGTAGTATAGATGCAGAAAATACTATCTATGCCGATAAACTAAAGATACGTGCAGGCACTGATTCAAATATAGAATTGGATGTGGATGTTAATGCCATTGAAGCATCGGGTAATGCTGCCAGAATTGAGCTGTCAGGAGCATGTAAAGTTCAGGAAGTAAATATGGGTACCGGTGGAAAGTATTTAAGCTATCCTCTTGAAAGTAACGAAGCAGTTGTAAAATCTACTTTGGGAAGTAATGTGGAGATAACCGTTAATGAAAAATTGAATGCTTCTACTGGTACTGGAGGTGCTGTTTATTACAAAGGCGAGCCGTCAAAAATACAAATAAAGGGAAAAGTTCAGGAAGCTGATTAATTAATCAGCTTCATTACAAATGAATTAGCATAAAAGCATAAATTTTATAGCAAATAAGGTTTGTATATTACAATTGAATTACCTTTCTTTGCACCGCATTTGAGCCAAAGGGCTACTAAAGAATGCAAAAAAAAGGTTTCGTAGCTTAATTGGATAGAGCACCTGGTTACGGCCCAGGAGGTTGCAGGTTCGAGTCCTGCCGAGATCACTTTTAGGTAATCAAAAATGATTAAAAGCCTGTAAATCGTATGATTTACAGGCTTTTTTATTTTTACCAAATCATACAAATTCAATTAAAACCGTATAATTGGTGAGCTATTAGGTGAATTGCTTTTTACCTTCTCATTATTTTATAAAAATTCTGTATATTAGACTAACAAAGGAATACAGCAGATATTACCTCTTGTTAATATTGATTGATTTTTGGTGTTTTTTAGTGCATTTGGGGTGAGCTTTTTTCAACTCTTCTGTATCATAATCGATTAATTAACATCAAAACTCAAGATCATGCAATCCTATTCAACATTCGGAGTACAATTTATTGTACGTAAATCAAATAACAAAAAAGAGAAACTCATTTACTTAAGAATTACCGTTGATGGAATCAGAACAGAATTCTCAACTAAATTATATTGTCCTGATCATCTATGGAATAAGGATAAAAGCAGGGTTAAATCAGACAGAGAATTTTCGGCTACAAAAACCAACAAACAACTGGAGCAAATTAGAGGTAAGGTTATAGCAATCTATCAGGATCTTCAACTTAAAAATGATCCAATAACTGCACAATTGATTAAGAATCATTTTCTGGGAATTAAGAACCAGGGCAAGACTCTTTTTCAATTATTAGATTATTACTTATCTACTCAAAAGCACAGTTTATCACCTTATACAATCAGACATTATAAAGTTACACAGAAGTATTTATCTAGGTTCTTAAAAGAAAGCACAAATCAGGACGATTGTTTCCTGCATAATATAAATTTCAGATTCCTTACTGAATTTGAAGCTTTCCTTAGATCCTGCCGGCCATTTGAAAAGCACATAACTAACCTTTCCCACAATACAGTATTAAAGCACTTAGCCAGACTTAGAACTATAATCAATCTTGCCATCAAATTGCAATGGATGGATCATTATCCTTTCAAATCATATCGTTTTAAGTATAATAATACAGACAGAGGATTCCTTACTAAACAAGAACTAGAAACCATCGAAAACCATACTTTTAAAGAAGCTTTTCTTATCCTCACTCGAGATATTTTCATTTTCTCATGCTATACTGGGTTATCTTATATTGACATTAAAAACCTTCGTTCCGATCAGATCTCAATAGGTATTGATGGTAAATATTGGATCATTACGAATCGGCAAAAAACAAAAAATAAAGTTCAGATCCCTCTTTTAGCAGTGGCAGACTCAATCCTTTCTAATTACTCTAACCATCACAAAGTAGTAAACACTGGATTAGCACTACCCGTTATTTCAAATCAAAAACTCAACAAGAACTTAAAACGATTGGCTGAGCTTTGCGATATTAATAAAAATATTACTTTTCATGTAGCACGCCATACCTTTGCCACTACCGTTACTTTGGCGAATAATGTACCAATCGAAACGGTTTCCAAACTCCTTGGTCATCAAAACCTTAAGACAACTCAAATCTATGCACGCGTTATTGAGCAAAAAGTTAGTACCGATATGCTACAACTCGAACAAAAACTACAATCTACAAGCAACTTGATATCAATCAACAAGAAAACAATCTAAAACAAATATTAAAAACTACTCCTTTATTATCATTTTATCCACAAAACTAATATTATGAAGTATTACATTGGTCTATATACCCAGTATTTCTCATCTAAATTCTTACCATATGAAGAATACCCTAACCCAATTGGAGATTCTTATAGAATCATTTTACTCCGATCCAACCCACCATAACTGGTGCCAATTAAAAGATCGCATTTATTACTTATGCCAAAAATCTAAAAAAAGCTTTATTATCAGGACCCATGACTCCGAGAATCATGAAGCCTTAAAAACATTAGTAAGTACTTACCAGTACAACCTTATTAAGATATTGGATGATCTTTATGAAATAAAGCGACATAACAAAATAGAAATGAAAGAAAACAAATGCGTTGGAAAAGTATCTAATTATCTTCTTGCGTTATTAAGCTTCTTAAAAAGTAAATACAAACGTTTTTTCGATTTTAATGCTTATGTACCCTTCATAGAATTATCCAAGCATAAATCGTTTTTTGAAACTAAGATTCTTAAAATAACAAAACATCTTTCAGATAAAGGTTTTACACAACATTTACAAATTCTACTTCTCCCCATAGCTCAGTTTATTACACAGAAGAACAGGGCTTCATATTATCAATTAAAATTCCTTTCGGGGTACTGTAATAACTTAATGAACTATCAAGCTCCTTTGTTTTTTAACGAAACAGAAGAAGTAATCAAAATATTGGTATCTAATAATATTAATACAAACGAAACGATTGGCTTTATCATTTGGGAATTGGAAAAAATCACATCTAACGAAGTAAACAAATTAATATGGCTTTATCGCATTCAAAAAGTCATCAAACAATATAAACCTATCCAAAAACATCGCTTTATCAGGCAAAATAAGCCGCTGAAAAAAAACTTATCAAACTGGATAGATCACGAAATTCTATACCACAAGAGACTTAACAAATACAGCATCATATCTAAAGATATTCAAAAAAATAAATATGATTTTAAAGTCGAAACCAAATTCTCAATTGCGCAAATAGCTTACCTCATTAAATTGTTAATTGAATCAGGTTTGGTAAAGAAAGAGACTAAGGAAAAACTATTCACAATTATTTCTGAAAATTTCACTAGTGTTCGTAGTGAAAGCATAGCTATTTCAACTCTAAATTCAAGATATAAAGAAATCACATTGCATACTCAGACCTCTATTCGAAATGTACTATTAAAACTTATCAAAGGTATAAAGTGATTTTTTTGCAAAAAAGTAATGCTTCGTTAGTGTCATTATATCAAACTATTACAAAAGTGTACCATAAGTGTACCGGTACACTTGGTACACTCTCCTTTCTGCAATTATTCTAATCTTCGTTTTGCACTAAAATCAATCAAATAATAAAATCATCTTTTCTAACTAAAACTATGAAAATGAACAAAGATCAAATTGTAACAACAGAACATTTGCAACAATTCAAATCTGAATTACTGAGTGAAATTAAGACGATTATCAATACTGGTGAATCAAAAAAACAATGGCTAAAATCCAAAGACGTTATTAAACAATTAAAAATATCTCCAGGTACCCTTCAGAACATGAGAGTAAACGGCATCATTCCATTTACTCGTATAGGAGGTGTTATCTATTACGACCAGGACGACATCCAGCAGATGCTAATCCAAAACAAACAAACTTAATTAATTAACAAAGGTCTTTTTTGAATTAAGCGTAATGCTTCCCTCGCCTTTTAGAAGAAGGTCTGGATGAGGTAAAACTCTAACAGGCAAAGCCGTTCTATAGAAGCATCAGTTTCGCTCTATCATCTATAAGTCGTACAGCAACGTTCAAACTTAAAATATCTAAAGCGTAGCATCCGGAAGCAAGACTCTGTTTTGTATTGCATTTAAGGTTGATCTCTGACTTTTTATTGTCAGTCTTTATACTTGATACTATAAAATGAACTACATCAAGCACCAAACCAATGTTTTTGCCTTGATGGACCAGGTTACTAGCTTCAAACCCTATCATATAAGCTTATACCTTGTCTTGTTCCGGATGTGGAATGCAAACCGATTCGAAAATCCTATTTCAATCTCAAGAAAAGAAACTATGAAACGGGCACACATTGGATCTAATAAAACCTATTTGAGAACACTTAGAGATTTACATCATTATGGTTTTATTCGTTACGATCCATCATTTGATTCAAATGTTGGAAGTAAAGTACACCTGTACACTTTTGACCATGGCGCCTGTTCCCTACCTGGGTCAAAAATGCCCCCTTCTATAAACAATAAACAAACAAATACTCTATATAGGGAAAATGAAAATTCTAATATAAGTCAAAATAATGATGATATGAAAAATCCAACATCTCAACATCCACCCCTCCGTCACATCCAAATCTACTTCCAATCGAAAGGGCAACCCATCGAAGAAGCCGAAAGATTCTTCAACTACTATGAATCCAACGGTTGGCTTGTCGGCGGTCGCTCAAAAATGAAAGACTGGAAAGCCGCCTCCCGAAACTGGATCCTCAACACCAAACGCTTCAACTCAAGAACGAGCAGTGGACCTTGCCGAAGTACGACATCCAACAATCAAAATCCCCACAAGGCAACAGAGCCAAGTCGCCGCAGTTCCCAGAACACGTCGGAGGGTAACTACAGCGAACCATTATAAATCTAAAGAGTAGCCTCCCCAAGAAGCGTCAGCTTCGTCCTAAAACCTAAAAGATGCGAAGCATCGTTCTAAAACCTAATATCTAGAAAATGTTCTACACAATCCAAAACAACACAATGCTCTACAATTACCAAAAGAGTCTTGATTTCCTTCTTTCTAAAGGGAAAGAAAAGTACGGGCCATGCTTCAAATTTTACAACGAAGACAAGCAAATTATCAAAAAGCTATTCACTTACATTATTCGTGATGAGGTACAAGCCAAAGAGTTAAATCTTGACCTTCGAAAAGGATTATTCTTATGTGGTCCCGTTGGTTGTGGCAAAACATCATTGATGCACCTTATT includes:
- a CDS encoding head GIN domain-containing protein; amino-acid sequence: MKIISTLILSFTLICGLQAQDDDSNIQKQVRKMGSFDRVKASKGVNVTLIEGDKESVEVNIRNGELGDVITELKSRQLVVKMKTRIYKDMAVQVYVTYKTIREIETGSGGSIDAENTIYADKLKIRAGTDSNIELDVDVNAIEASGNAARIELSGACKVQEVNMGTGGKYLSYPLESNEAVVKSTLGSNVEITVNEKLNASTGTGGAVYYKGEPSKIQIKGKVQEAD
- a CDS encoding site-specific integrase: MQSYSTFGVQFIVRKSNNKKEKLIYLRITVDGIRTEFSTKLYCPDHLWNKDKSRVKSDREFSATKTNKQLEQIRGKVIAIYQDLQLKNDPITAQLIKNHFLGIKNQGKTLFQLLDYYLSTQKHSLSPYTIRHYKVTQKYLSRFLKESTNQDDCFLHNINFRFLTEFEAFLRSCRPFEKHITNLSHNTVLKHLARLRTIINLAIKLQWMDHYPFKSYRFKYNNTDRGFLTKQELETIENHTFKEAFLILTRDIFIFSCYTGLSYIDIKNLRSDQISIGIDGKYWIITNRQKTKNKVQIPLLAVADSILSNYSNHHKVVNTGLALPVISNQKLNKNLKRLAELCDINKNITFHVARHTFATTVTLANNVPIETVSKLLGHQNLKTTQIYARVIEQKVSTDMLQLEQKLQSTSNLISINKKTI
- a CDS encoding helix-turn-helix domain-containing protein — its product is MNKDQIVTTEHLQQFKSELLSEIKTIINTGESKKQWLKSKDVIKQLKISPGTLQNMRVNGIIPFTRIGGVIYYDQDDIQQMLIQNKQT